One stretch of Tistrella mobilis DNA includes these proteins:
- a CDS encoding crotonase/enoyl-CoA hydratase family protein: MPATPPAFTTLAVTLEGAVARVTLNRPDKANAMNAPMWVELKAAMEWLDETPQARVGIITGAGRFFTAGIDLAMLGAMKDEVADGCDGRRGEKLRRQILAIQDTVTSVERCRKPVIAAVNGPCVGGGIDLITACDMRYAADDAWFSVKEVDMGLAADVGTLQRLPKIVGEGMARELAYTARKVTAAEAEAMRLINRRFATVDALNDGVAAIAAEIASKSPLAIRGTKEMITYVRDHSVADGLNYIATWNAAMLLSDDLTEAMTAFFEKRPARFRD, encoded by the coding sequence ATGCCCGCCACCCCGCCCGCCTTCACCACCCTCGCCGTCACGCTGGAAGGTGCGGTTGCCCGCGTGACGCTGAACCGGCCCGACAAGGCCAATGCCATGAACGCGCCGATGTGGGTGGAGCTGAAGGCCGCGATGGAGTGGCTGGACGAGACCCCGCAGGCGCGGGTCGGCATCATCACCGGCGCCGGGCGCTTCTTCACCGCCGGCATCGATCTGGCCATGCTGGGCGCCATGAAGGACGAGGTCGCCGACGGCTGCGATGGCCGCCGGGGGGAGAAGCTGCGCCGCCAGATCCTGGCCATCCAGGACACCGTGACCTCGGTGGAACGCTGCCGCAAGCCGGTGATCGCGGCGGTGAACGGCCCCTGTGTGGGCGGCGGCATCGACCTGATCACCGCCTGCGACATGCGCTATGCGGCCGACGATGCCTGGTTTTCGGTGAAAGAGGTCGATATGGGCCTGGCGGCGGATGTCGGCACGTTGCAGCGCCTGCCCAAGATCGTGGGCGAGGGCATGGCGCGCGAGCTGGCCTATACCGCCCGCAAGGTGACCGCGGCCGAAGCCGAAGCCATGCGGCTGATCAACCGCCGCTTCGCCACCGTCGACGCGCTGAACGACGGGGTCGCGGCGATCGCGGCCGAGATCGCGTCCAAGTCGCCGCTCGCCATCCGCGGCACGAAGGAGATGATCACCTATGTCCGCGACCACTCGGTCGCCGACGGGCTGAACTACATCGCCACCTGGAACGCCGCCATGCTGCTGTCGGACGACCTGACCGAAGCGATGACCGCCTTCTTCGAAAAGCGCCCGGCGCGCTTCCGCGACTGA
- a CDS encoding LysR family transcriptional regulator has protein sequence MTDARAWEMRVFLRVAARGAFSAAGRELGMTPSATAKLITRIEARLGVRLVERSTRRLRLTPEGEVYRERAEALLAELEAMEAEVAGQAVVPSGLVRINSSIPFGRHCLLPLLPDFTLRYPQIRLDLTFTDEVVDLYLARVDIAFRVGKLGDSGLRAVHLGEVRRRIVASPDYLARRGVPRRPDDLVDHDCLGFNFRRAAAVWPMTVDGRQVAREVEGRIQVSDGETMRYMARAGLGLARLAEYHVRDDIAAGRLVTVLDDCLADSEVVHAVYLGRERAPRRIEAFLDHAAPRLRERLRQG, from the coding sequence ATGACCGACGCCCGCGCCTGGGAAATGCGTGTCTTTCTGCGTGTCGCGGCGCGCGGGGCCTTCAGTGCGGCCGGGCGGGAGCTGGGGATGACGCCGTCGGCGACCGCCAAACTGATCACGCGGATCGAGGCGCGGCTGGGGGTGCGGCTGGTGGAGCGGTCGACCCGGCGGTTGCGGTTGACGCCCGAGGGCGAGGTTTACCGCGAGCGGGCCGAGGCGCTGCTGGCCGAGCTGGAGGCGATGGAGGCCGAAGTCGCCGGCCAGGCGGTGGTGCCGTCGGGGCTGGTCAGGATCAACAGTTCCATCCCCTTCGGCCGGCACTGCCTGCTGCCGCTGCTGCCGGATTTCACCCTGCGATATCCGCAGATCCGGCTGGATCTCACCTTCACCGACGAGGTGGTGGATCTGTATCTGGCGCGGGTGGACATCGCCTTCCGGGTGGGGAAGCTGGGCGATTCGGGCCTGCGCGCGGTGCATCTGGGCGAGGTGCGGCGGCGGATCGTGGCCTCGCCCGATTATCTGGCCCGGCGCGGCGTGCCGCGGCGGCCCGACGATCTGGTCGATCACGACTGCCTGGGCTTCAATTTCCGCCGCGCCGCCGCGGTCTGGCCGATGACGGTCGACGGCCGCCAGGTGGCGCGCGAGGTAGAGGGGCGGATCCAGGTCAGCGACGGCGAGACCATGCGCTATATGGCCCGCGCCGGGCTGGGGCTGGCCCGGCTTGCCGAATACCATGTCCGCGACGACATCGCCGCCGGCCGGCTGGTCACCGTGCTCGACGACTGCCTGGCCGACAGCGAGGTGGTGCATGCGGTGTATCTGGGCCGCGAGCGGGCACCGCGACGGATCGAGGCCTTCCTGGATCATGCCGCACCCCGCCTGCGCGAGCGGTTGCGGCAGGGCTGA
- a CDS encoding type I restriction endonuclease subunit R, giving the protein MSLHREIAFEDDVCAHLAAHGWLYDPAAAAGYDRRRAVFPEDLLAWLRDTQPEAWEGMCQRHGADAADVLLNRVRRELDDRGTLDVLRHGVDLLGLRQRLMLAQFRPALGMNPALQARYAANRLRVVRQLRYSLHNQNCLDLVLFLNGIPVATAELKTDFTQAVEDAIDQYRTDRDPRPRGQGAAEPLLDFPRGALVHFAVSNTLVRMTTRLAGTATRFLPFDRGHDGAAGNPPVPDGHATAYLWQEVWARDSWLEILGRYIVATRDARKRIAAIIFPRYHQLDAIRRLVTAVREDGPGGRYLIQHSAGSGKTNSIAWAAHFLADLHDATDTKLFDTVLVVSDRTVLDAQLQEVIFAFERTTGVVETITNVDGSKSRRLAAALSGSRKIVVCTIQTFPFALDEVERLAATQGKRFAVIADEAHSSQTGQAAVKLKEVLSAREFEDLADGGELGSEDLLIARMDGRAARRGVTYVAFTATPKAKTLELFGRRPDPSRPAGPDNLPAPFHVYSMRQAIEEGFILDVLKNYTPYRLAFRLASGGREWDEREVERSAAMKGILGWVRLHPYNIARKVQVVVEHFRETVAPLLGGTAKAMVVTASRREAIRWQLAMTRYIREQGYSIGTLVAFSGEVTDTELAPDPFTETSRMLNPDLAGRDIREAFATSAFQILIVANKFQTGFDQPLLCGMYVDKRLAGIQAVQTLSRLNRAHPGKDTTYILDFVNEPEDILAAFQTYYETAELAAVTDPDLVYDLRSRLDAFGHYDDNEVERVVAAELDPRGSQAQLQAAIAPVADRLLRRYKTLQHMLETARDSGDERTAADARDEMAALVLFKGDLGAFLRLYTFLSQIFDYGNTDIEKRAIFYRRLLPLLDFGREREGVDLSGVVLTHHSLRNRGRRALALGPGEAEKLAPLTAPGSGEIRDKEKALLAEIIARINDLFEGDMTDDDKLIYVNSVIKGKLLESETLCEQAVSNSKEQFSASPDLDQSLLHAIMDALEAHTAMSRQALDNERVRQRLRDILLGPGELYEELRGRAQARAVAAMSAPTSRLPTP; this is encoded by the coding sequence ATGAGTCTGCACCGGGAGATCGCGTTCGAGGATGATGTCTGCGCCCATCTGGCGGCGCATGGCTGGCTGTATGATCCGGCCGCCGCCGCCGGTTACGACCGGCGGCGGGCCGTCTTCCCCGAGGATCTTCTGGCATGGCTGCGCGACACCCAGCCCGAGGCCTGGGAGGGGATGTGCCAGCGGCACGGCGCCGATGCGGCCGATGTGCTGCTGAACCGGGTGCGCCGGGAACTGGATGATCGCGGCACACTGGACGTGCTGCGCCACGGCGTGGATCTGCTGGGGCTGCGGCAGCGGCTGATGCTGGCCCAGTTCCGGCCGGCCCTGGGGATGAACCCGGCATTGCAGGCGCGCTATGCCGCCAACCGCCTGCGGGTGGTGCGGCAGCTGCGCTATTCGCTGCACAACCAGAACTGCCTGGATCTGGTGCTGTTCCTGAACGGCATTCCGGTCGCCACCGCCGAACTCAAGACCGATTTTACCCAGGCGGTCGAGGATGCGATCGACCAGTACCGGACCGACCGCGACCCCCGCCCGCGCGGCCAGGGCGCGGCCGAGCCGCTGCTGGATTTTCCGCGCGGCGCGCTGGTCCATTTCGCGGTCAGCAACACGCTGGTGCGGATGACCACCCGACTGGCCGGCACCGCCACCCGTTTCCTGCCCTTCGACCGCGGCCATGACGGCGCCGCCGGCAACCCGCCGGTACCCGACGGCCATGCCACCGCCTATCTCTGGCAGGAGGTCTGGGCGCGGGACAGCTGGCTGGAGATCCTGGGCCGCTATATCGTCGCCACCCGCGATGCCCGCAAGCGGATCGCGGCGATCATCTTTCCACGCTATCACCAGCTTGACGCCATCCGCAGGCTGGTGACTGCGGTGCGCGAAGACGGGCCCGGCGGCCGCTATCTGATCCAGCATTCGGCCGGATCGGGCAAGACCAACTCGATCGCCTGGGCCGCCCATTTCCTGGCCGATCTGCATGATGCGACCGACACAAAGCTGTTCGATACCGTGCTTGTGGTCAGCGACCGCACGGTTCTGGATGCACAGTTGCAGGAGGTGATCTTCGCCTTCGAACGCACCACCGGCGTGGTGGAGACCATCACCAATGTCGACGGCAGCAAGAGCAGACGGCTGGCAGCCGCGCTGTCCGGGTCCAGAAAGATCGTGGTCTGCACCATCCAGACCTTTCCCTTCGCGCTGGACGAGGTGGAAAGGCTGGCCGCAACCCAGGGCAAGCGCTTTGCGGTGATTGCCGACGAGGCCCATTCTTCCCAAACCGGCCAGGCGGCGGTGAAGCTGAAAGAGGTGCTGTCGGCACGCGAATTTGAGGATCTGGCCGATGGCGGGGAGCTGGGCAGCGAGGATCTTCTGATCGCCCGCATGGACGGCCGGGCGGCGCGGCGCGGTGTCACCTATGTCGCCTTCACCGCAACGCCCAAGGCCAAGACTCTGGAACTTTTCGGGCGCCGCCCCGATCCCTCGCGCCCGGCCGGCCCCGACAACCTGCCGGCGCCGTTCCATGTCTATTCCATGCGCCAGGCGATCGAGGAGGGTTTCATCCTCGACGTGCTGAAGAACTACACGCCCTATCGCCTGGCCTTCCGCCTGGCCAGCGGCGGCCGCGAATGGGACGAGCGCGAGGTGGAGCGCAGCGCCGCGATGAAGGGCATCCTGGGCTGGGTGCGGCTGCATCCCTACAACATCGCCCGGAAGGTGCAGGTGGTGGTGGAGCATTTCCGCGAGACCGTGGCCCCCCTGCTGGGCGGCACCGCCAAGGCGATGGTGGTGACGGCAAGCCGGCGCGAGGCGATCCGCTGGCAGCTGGCGATGACCCGCTATATCCGCGAGCAGGGCTATTCCATCGGCACGCTGGTGGCCTTTTCGGGCGAGGTGACGGATACCGAGCTGGCGCCGGATCCGTTCACCGAAACCAGCCGGATGCTCAACCCCGATCTTGCCGGGCGCGACATCCGCGAGGCCTTTGCCACCAGCGCCTTTCAGATCCTGATCGTGGCAAACAAGTTCCAGACCGGCTTTGATCAGCCGCTGCTCTGCGGCATGTATGTCGACAAGCGGCTGGCGGGCATTCAGGCGGTGCAGACCCTGTCACGGTTGAACCGCGCCCATCCGGGCAAGGATACGACCTATATCCTGGATTTCGTCAACGAGCCCGAAGACATCCTGGCGGCCTTCCAGACCTATTATGAAACCGCGGAGCTGGCGGCGGTTACCGATCCGGATCTGGTCTATGACCTGCGCAGCCGGCTGGATGCCTTCGGCCATTATGACGACAACGAGGTCGAGCGGGTGGTTGCGGCGGAGCTGGACCCGCGTGGAAGCCAGGCACAGCTTCAGGCCGCCATAGCCCCCGTCGCCGACCGGCTGCTCCGCCGCTACAAGACCCTGCAACACATGCTGGAAACGGCGCGGGATAGCGGGGACGAGCGAACGGCAGCAGACGCCCGCGACGAGATGGCGGCGCTGGTCCTGTTCAAGGGCGATCTGGGCGCCTTCCTGCGGCTCTATACCTTCCTGTCGCAGATCTTCGATTACGGCAACACCGATATCGAGAAAAGGGCGATCTTTTATCGCCGCCTGCTGCCCCTGCTCGATTTCGGCCGCGAGCGCGAGGGCGTCGATCTGTCGGGCGTGGTGTTGACCCATCATTCCCTGCGCAATCGCGGCCGCCGTGCCCTGGCTCTGGGCCCGGGCGAGGCCGAGAAGCTGGCTCCCCTTACCGCACCGGGCAGCGGCGAAATCCGGGACAAGGAAAAGGCCCTGCTGGCCGAGATCATCGCCCGGATCAACGACCTGTTCGAAGGCGACATGACCGATGACGACAAGCTGATCTACGTCAACAGCGTCATCAAGGGGAAGCTGCTGGAATCCGAGACCCTGTGCGAGCAGGCGGTCAGCAACAGCAAGGAACAGTTCTCCGCATCCCCCGATCTTGATCAGAGCCTTCTTCACGCCATCATGGACGCGCTGGAGGCTCATACCGCGATGAGCCGCCAGGCCCTGGACAATGAGCGCGTCCGCCAGCGCCTGCGCGACATCCTGCTGGGGCCGGGTGAGCTTTACGAGGAATTGCGCGGTCGGGCGCAGGCGCGTGCCGTTGCCGCTATGTCCGCCCCCACCTCCCGGCTCCCCACCCCATGA
- a CDS encoding restriction endonuclease subunit S, with amino-acid sequence MSFQRYPAYRDSGVEWLGEVPAHWEVCPMKRFARFAYGEALPADIRNEEGMVPVFGSNGVVGYHDRSNTESPAIFIGRKGSCGALNWSDVSSFGIDTVYYVDNRSCDPDIRWMFWLLHIAELSSVSQDTGVPGLPRDFAHERILPRPPHEEQRLIATFLDRETARIDALVTEQEKLIDLLKEKRQAVISRAVTKGLDPQVPMKDSGIAWLGEVPAHWDVVPVSYRYEVQLGKMLDGNKITGKNLRPYLRVFDVQWDKINIDDLPEMDFDQEDRVRYSLRAGDLLVNEGGSYVGRSAVWRGEMEECYYQKALHRLRPHDKMADTAEFFLFVMENATRQGVFVAGGNQATIEHLTAEALRRYRFAFPPRQEQEDIAAHLRRETERYGALITEAQKAITLLKERRAALISAAVTGRIDVRDRVAAGATEAA; translated from the coding sequence ATGAGCTTCCAGCGTTATCCGGCCTATCGGGACAGTGGCGTTGAATGGCTGGGGGAGGTGCCGGCGCATTGGGAGGTGTGCCCAATGAAGCGCTTCGCACGCTTCGCTTACGGAGAAGCCCTTCCTGCCGATATCAGGAACGAAGAAGGTATGGTGCCCGTTTTTGGCTCAAATGGTGTCGTGGGATACCATGATCGATCAAATACGGAATCCCCAGCAATATTTATTGGTCGGAAAGGTTCGTGTGGAGCTCTAAATTGGAGTGATGTCAGTTCATTTGGGATCGATACTGTTTATTATGTCGATAATAGATCTTGCGATCCAGACATTAGATGGATGTTTTGGCTGCTCCACATTGCGGAGTTGAGTTCGGTATCCCAGGACACAGGTGTGCCGGGACTGCCGAGAGACTTCGCGCACGAAAGGATACTCCCGCGCCCTCCTCATGAGGAGCAAAGGCTTATCGCCACCTTCCTCGACCGCGAAACCGCCAGAATCGACGCCCTGGTCACCGAACAGGAAAAACTGATCGATCTGCTGAAGGAAAAGCGGCAGGCGGTCATTTCCCGGGCCGTGACCAAAGGGCTCGATCCGCAGGTTCCGATGAAGGACAGCGGGATTGCGTGGCTGGGGGAGGTGCCGGCGCATTGGGATGTGGTGCCGGTTTCCTACCGCTATGAGGTTCAACTCGGCAAGATGCTGGATGGAAACAAAATCACCGGCAAAAATCTGCGCCCTTATCTCCGGGTTTTTGATGTTCAGTGGGATAAGATCAATATCGATGATCTTCCGGAGATGGATTTTGATCAGGAAGACCGCGTTAGATATAGCTTGAGAGCAGGGGATCTTCTTGTAAATGAAGGCGGAAGTTACGTGGGACGCTCTGCGGTCTGGCGTGGGGAGATGGAGGAATGCTATTATCAGAAGGCACTCCACCGGCTTCGACCTCATGATAAGATGGCGGACACTGCTGAATTTTTCTTGTTCGTCATGGAGAACGCGACTCGTCAGGGCGTATTCGTTGCCGGAGGAAATCAAGCGACCATCGAACATCTGACTGCCGAAGCTCTTCGGCGTTATCGTTTTGCTTTCCCTCCTCGCCAGGAGCAGGAGGATATTGCGGCCCATCTTCGTCGGGAGACGGAGCGGTATGGAGCCCTCATCACCGAGGCCCAAAAAGCCATCACCCTCCTGAAAGAACGCCGCGCCGCGTTGATTTCCGCCGCCGTCACCGGCCGGATCGATGTGCGGGACCGTGTGGCGGCGGGGGCGACGGAGGCGGCATGA
- a CDS encoding N-6 DNA methylase, with translation MNQQSLSAFIWSVADLLRGDYKQSEYGRVILPFTVLRRLDCVLAPTKAAVLAEHAAKRAQGINPEPFVLRVAGHNFCNTSPLDLKTLIGAPDDIRQNLASYLEGFSPAVRDIFERFEFQNQIDRLHKAGLLYQVAERFTQIDLHPDQVTNHQMGLVFEELIRKFAELSNETAGEHFTPREVIRLMVNLIFIEDDDVLTRPNVVRTIYDPTAGTGGMLSIAGEYLAEHNPKARLTVYGQELNPESYAICKADMLIKGQDVSKIVFGNTLSDDGHPAARFDYMLSNPPFGVEWKKVEKEVRAEHTQQGFNGRFGPGLPRVSDGSMLFLLHLIAKMRPVADGGSRFGIVLNGSPLFTGGAGSGESEIRRYVLENDLLEAIVALPTDMFYNTGISTYIWIVSNRKPAPRRGKVQLIDASAMWQKMRKSLGSKRKELSDAHIDEITRLFGHFVEAEADGRPVSRIFPNTAFGYRTITVERPTRDEAGRIVLGQRGKMKGRPVPDTSRRDTENVPLDEDVEAYFRREVLPHAPDAWIDHDKTRIGYEIPFNRHFYVFTPPRPLEVIDAELKQTTDRIKAMIEGLSA, from the coding sequence ATGAATCAGCAGTCCCTGTCCGCCTTCATCTGGTCGGTCGCCGACCTTCTGCGCGGTGACTACAAGCAGTCGGAATATGGCCGGGTGATCCTGCCCTTCACGGTACTGCGCCGGCTGGACTGCGTGCTGGCCCCCACCAAGGCGGCGGTGCTGGCGGAGCATGCGGCGAAGCGCGCCCAGGGGATCAACCCCGAACCCTTCGTGCTCAGGGTGGCGGGGCATAATTTCTGTAACACGTCGCCGCTCGACCTGAAGACGCTGATCGGGGCGCCGGACGATATCCGGCAGAACCTGGCGAGCTATCTGGAGGGTTTCTCGCCGGCCGTGCGCGACATCTTCGAGCGGTTCGAGTTTCAAAACCAGATCGACCGGCTGCACAAGGCCGGGCTGCTCTATCAGGTGGCGGAGCGCTTCACCCAGATCGATCTGCATCCGGATCAGGTGACCAACCACCAGATGGGGCTGGTCTTTGAAGAACTGATCCGCAAATTCGCCGAACTGTCGAACGAGACCGCGGGTGAGCATTTCACGCCGCGCGAAGTCATCCGGTTGATGGTCAACCTGATCTTCATCGAAGACGACGACGTCCTGACCCGCCCCAATGTGGTGCGCACGATCTATGATCCGACCGCCGGCACCGGCGGCATGCTGTCGATTGCGGGCGAATATCTGGCCGAACACAATCCCAAGGCGCGGCTGACCGTCTATGGCCAGGAGCTGAACCCGGAATCCTATGCGATCTGCAAGGCCGACATGCTGATCAAGGGCCAGGACGTGTCCAAGATCGTGTTCGGCAACACCCTGTCGGATGACGGCCACCCGGCGGCACGTTTCGACTATATGCTTTCCAACCCGCCCTTCGGCGTGGAATGGAAGAAGGTAGAGAAAGAGGTTCGGGCAGAGCACACCCAGCAGGGGTTCAACGGCCGCTTCGGCCCCGGCCTGCCGCGGGTGTCCGACGGGTCGATGCTGTTCCTGCTGCACCTGATCGCCAAGATGCGGCCGGTGGCCGATGGCGGCTCTCGCTTCGGCATCGTGCTCAACGGCTCGCCGCTGTTTACCGGCGGTGCCGGCAGCGGCGAAAGCGAGATCCGGCGTTACGTGCTTGAAAACGATCTGCTTGAGGCGATCGTGGCCCTGCCGACCGACATGTTCTACAACACCGGCATCAGCACCTATATCTGGATCGTCAGCAACCGCAAGCCGGCCCCCCGTCGCGGCAAGGTGCAGCTGATCGACGCTTCGGCCATGTGGCAGAAGATGCGCAAGAGCCTGGGCTCGAAGCGCAAGGAACTGTCGGATGCCCATATCGACGAGATCACCCGCCTGTTCGGCCATTTCGTCGAGGCGGAGGCCGATGGCCGGCCGGTATCCCGCATCTTCCCCAACACCGCCTTCGGCTATCGCACCATCACGGTGGAGCGCCCCACCCGCGACGAGGCGGGGCGCATCGTCCTGGGCCAGCGCGGCAAAATGAAGGGCCGCCCGGTCCCCGATACCAGCCGCCGCGACACCGAAAACGTGCCGCTGGATGAAGATGTGGAGGCCTATTTCCGCCGCGAGGTCCTGCCCCATGCTCCCGATGCCTGGATCGATCACGACAAGACCCGGATCGGCTATGAGATCCCCTTCAATCGCCATTTCTACGTCTTCACCCCGCCCCGCCCGCTGGAGGTGATCGACGCCGAACTCAAACAGACCACCGACCGGATCAAGGCGATGATCGAGGGGTTGAGCGCATGA